The Vidua chalybeata isolate OUT-0048 chromosome 6, bVidCha1 merged haplotype, whole genome shotgun sequence genome has a segment encoding these proteins:
- the PIDD1 gene encoding p53-induced death domain-containing protein 1, producing MQKMAELLGLRDECEEGTVGAPAFAGSCLADNRLNLDVYPDGCHRFLQLFKEQQGEVVQVEFLRLSSNDCLLDTTLGSLPHLKHLKSLVLKGGLARDEFGSYQHGSLTSLPPDFGNLRCLTHLDLSFNRLSTLPSCILHLPSLRVLLVSHNSLVTLPEDFGCLSKLTFFSAMKNQLKDLPQSIGELSMLQDLDLSENALELLPEEVGNLHNCTELDLSGNRLLSIPESLANLKSLRRLHLHSNLLVTVPASLASLPNLSRLDLQNNCLRAIPAEIQTLPFAHVRGNPLGETEPSPQADKSSTGRLKRFFLASGEGSFTVTSEGCRVVLACGIHFYFPPGAASDPLRIHFRSFTPDPQWVKLRHHDVLLSRVLELQPHGVQFQQEVQIWMPYVSPQTPHQHEVVVRTFSGQSWTDLKARVKQKRKSEKCVAHCCVLHFSWFLVVSRLVQNECKVPAEGTLLFSSVDPNIKVIFPPGVTKEPRSVKLQVLSVSAEEIEEITANAGCRASPLLYLSQDSTVDFLKPVRIQLPLPPRVTGLNLDRSRLHILHGDLEGQIWNDITSEVVLEFTHLYAVFEVTHFSWYWLWYTTKTYIGGIAKKVYERLRLYQVNFIALQKKRDPEQVLLQCVPKHKVDPVLKKLQDRYRGPEPSDMVEMFEGEQFFAAFERGISIDMDRPDCVDGRLSFIFYSHLKNMKEIYVTSSVDRKGQAVKGQVSFYRGAIPESIPEDANKRRKGPDSLWLATLPIKLPQLKLRDENPGPLYGFSFPPLNLGNAETGYLTQANLLSIARRVGADWQSIGLNLGLTYQQIERIGYNNREDLNKQILDMLFSWAQQNSEDPDCVSKLITAMKESGRQDIADEVEAIIELGQQKYSESIRRLGLEQESSTEDSAIAMI from the exons ATGCAGAagatggcagagctgctggggctcagggaTGAGTGTGAGGAGGGGACTGTGGGGGCTCCTGCCTTCGCTGGCTCCTGCCTTGCTGACAACAGACTGAACCTGGATGTTTATCCTGACGGCTGCCACCGTTTCCTCCAGCTATTCAAGGAGCAACAGGGAGAGGTGGTCCAGGTTGAGTTCCTCCGGCTCAGCAGCAATGATTGCCTCCTTGACACCACACTGGGCAGCCTTCCTCATCTGAAGCACCTGAAATCCCTGGTGCTTAAAG GTGGCCTTGCTAGAGATGAGTTTGGTTCCTATCAGCATGGCTCCCTGACAAGCTTGCCACCAGACTTTGGGAACCTCAGGTGTCTCACCCATCTGGATCTCAGCTTCAATAGACTCTCCACCTTGCCGAGCTGCATTCTCCACCTCCCCAGCCTCCGTGTGCTCCTGGTGAGCCACAACAGCCTGGTGACACTTCCTGAGGACTTTGGCTGTCTGAGTAAACTGACTTTCTTCTCTGCAATGAAAAATCAGCTGAAAGACTTACCTCAGAGCATTGGGGAGCTGTCAATGCTGCAGGATCTGGATCTTTCGGAAAATGCTTTGGAATTGCTCCCTGAAGAAGTTGGGAATCTGCACAACTGCACAGAGCTGGATCTCTCTGGGAATCGCTTATTAAGCATCCCAGAATCCCTAG CCAATTTGAAGTCTCTGCGTCGGCTGCATCTCCACAGCAATCTCCTGGTGACAGTCCCTGCCTCTCTTGCCAGCCTGCCCAACTTGTCCAGACTTGATCTGCAGAACAACTGCCTCCGTGCCATCCCTGCTGAGATCCAGACCCTGCCGTTTGCGCATGTCCGAGGCAATCCCTTGGGAGAAACTGAACCATCCCCGCAGGCTG ATAAATCCAGTACTGGAAGGCTAAAAAGATTCTTCCTTGCATCAGGAGAGGGCAG CTTTACTGTCACCTCTGAAGGCTGCAGAGTGGTCCTGGCCTGTGGCATCCATTTCTACTTTCCGCCGGGGGCTGCCTCTGATCCTCTGCGGATCCACTTCCGATCCTTCACGCCAGATCCGCAGTGGGTAAAGCTGAGACACCATGATGTCCTGCTCAGTAGagtcctggagctgcagcctcatGGGGTCCAATTCCAGCAG GAGGTGCAGATCTGGATGCCATATGTCTCACCTCAAACCCCTCACCAGCATGAGGTTGTAGTTCGGACCTTCAGTGGGCAGAGCTGGACTGATCTGAAAGCAAGAgtgaagcagaagagaaaatcaGAG AAGTGTGTGGCCCACTGTTGTGTCCTTCACTTCTCTTGGTTCCTTGTTGTGTCTCGACTTGTGCAAAATGAATGCAAAGTGCCAGCAGAGGGGACATTGCTCTTTTCCAGTGTGGATCCAAACATCAAAGTAATCTTTCCTCCTGGAGTCACCAAAGAGCCTCGTAGTGTCAAGCTGCAG GTGCTGTCAGTCTCTGCAGAAGAGATAGAGGAAATCACAGCCAATGCCGGGTGTAGAGCCAGTCCCCTGCTCTACCTCTCCCAGGACTCCACGGTGGATTTTCTCAAGCCAGTGAGAAttcagctgcctcttccacccAGGGTCACAG GGCTAAATTTGGATCGGTCAAGGCTGCATATACTCCATGGTGACCTGGAGGGCCAAATCTGGAATGACATCACCAGTGAGGTGGTGCTGGAATTCACCCATCTTTATGCAGTGTTTGAAGTCACTCACTTCTCCTG GTACTGGCTGTGGTACACCACCAAGACCTACATTGGAGGCATTGCCAAGAAGGTCTATGAGCGGCTGCGTCTGTACCAGGTGAACTTCATAGCGCTGCAGAAAAAGAGGGATCCCGAGCAAGTCCTGCTACAGTGTGTCCCCAAGCACAAG GTTGACCCAGTGCTGAAGAAGCTGCAGGATCGCTATCGAGGACCTGAGCCATCTGACATGGTGGAGATGTTTGAGGGAGAGCaattttttgcagcttttgaGCGAGGCATCAGCATTGATATGG ATCGCCCTGACTGCGTGGATGGACgtctctcatttattttttactcCCACTTGAAGAACATGAAGGAAATCTATGTGACCTCCTCTGTGGACAGAAAAGGCCAAGCTGTAAAAGGCCAG GTCTCTTTCTACCGAGGGGCAATTCCAGAGAGCATCCCTGAAGATGCCAACAAGAGGAGAAAAGGTCCAGACTCCCTCTGGCTTGCTACTCTGCCCATCAAACTGCCT CAACTGAAACTCCGGGATGAGAACCCCGGTCCCCTGTAtggcttctccttccctcccttaAACCTGGGCAATGCTGAGACTGGGTACCTGACACAGGCAAACCTGCTGAGCATTGCTAGGCGTGTGGGAGCTGACTGGCAGAGCATCGGCCTCAACCTGGGCCTGACCTACCAGCAGATTGAGCGCATAGGATACAATAACAG AGAGGACCTCAATAAGCAGATCCTGGACATGCTTTTCTCATGGGCTCAGCAGAACTCAGAGGATCCTGACTGTGTGAGCAAGCTGATTACAGCCATGAAAGAGAGTGGCCGCCAGGACATTGCTGATGAGGTTGAAGCCATCAttgagctggggcagcagaaaTACAGTGAGTCCATCCGCCGGCTGGGCCTGGAGCaagagagcagcactgaggaCTCTGCAATAGCTATGATTTAG